In Oncorhynchus clarkii lewisi isolate Uvic-CL-2024 chromosome 24, UVic_Ocla_1.0, whole genome shotgun sequence, one DNA window encodes the following:
- the LOC139382457 gene encoding DCN1-like protein 5: protein MPVKKKRKSSGSDDPGLRKCKITCFCRPQAPGRLISPEDQFSNKKCLAWFYEYTGPDEVLGPEGMEKFCEDIGVEPENIIMLVLAWKLEAPNMGFFTKEEWLKGMTLLQCDCIERLQGKLDYLRNQLNDTIIFKNIYRYAFDFARDKDQRSLDMDTAKSMLALLLGRTWPLFPVFNQFLEQSKYKVMNKDQWYNVLEFSRTVSTDLSNYDEDGAWPVLLDEFVECQKARLAAL, encoded by the exons ATGCCtgtgaagaagaagaggaagtcTTCAGGGTCAGATGACCCGGGACTCAGGAAGTGTAAAATCACCTG TTTCTGCAGACCCCAGGCTCCAGGCCGGTTGATCAGCCCAGAGGACCAGTTCTCCAATAAGAAATGTCTGGCCTGGTTCTACGAGTacacag gtccAGATGAGGTGTTGGGTCCAGAGGGGATGGAGAAGTTCTGTGAAGACATTGGTGTGGAACCAGAAAAC aTAATCATGTTAGTTTTAGCCTGGAAACTAGAAGCACCAAATATGGGATTTTTCACTAAGGAGGAGTGGCTTAAGGGAATGACTTTACTACA GTGTGACTGCATAGAGAGGTTACAGGGGAAACTGGACTACCTGCGCAATCAGCTCAACGACACAATCATCTTTAAAAACATCTACAGATACGCCTTCGACTTTGCCAGA gATAAGGACCAGAGGAGTCTGGACATGGACACAGCTAAGTCCATGCTAGCGTTGCTACTGGGGAGAACATGGCCACTGTTCCCCGTCTTCAACCAGTTTCTGGAG CAGTCCAAGTACAAGGTGATGAATAAGGACCAGTGGTATAACGTCTTAGAGTTTAGTCGTACAGTCAGCACAGACCTCAGTAACTATGACGAGGATGGAgcct GGCCAGTGTTATTGGATGAGTTTGTGGAGTGCCAGAAAGCTCGGCTGGCAGCACTATAG
- the LOC139382589 gene encoding uncharacterized protein yields the protein MGRILGSLLPAALLIGSALCMGVVSLTLSHTSRVRIHKGRSLTLTCMNTTHAGVVQYWHTPFGRVQNSSLHANQKDVISMQRDGSLRIHIASPHHSGLYYCLLLAGGQTTLTPYLLTPSSSQDHAVEHRRAVRSILGGHAEERNVTVVSDGVFAAAVAASVVVTFLVGFSSGALSRTLLDRCVNWVRSLGQERRNHGETVSVAFRKDVEQEDEDYPASTTSVTMENVSPSPPAKPQRSFRGKHHEETAYLEGCYQGRGEEGRERGGEEGRERGGEEGRAKQRSLSLTRLNTIMAAATASPMDLQNPLGRDSDPQDSDPEERDTASPASPSQGQERPVFQLEI from the exons ATGGGAAGAATTCTGGGGTCTCTgctgccagcagctctgctgatTGGCTCAGCCCTCTGTATGGGTGTGGTCAGTCTAACCCTAAGCCACACCTCTAGGGTCAGAATTCACAAAGGGAGGAGCCTCACACTGACCTGCATGAACACAACACATGCAG gagtggtcCAGTACTGGCACACCCCTTTCGGTCGGGTCCAGAACAGCAGTCTTCATGCCAACCAGAAGGATGTGATTTCTATGCAACGAGATGGTAGCCTGCGGATCCACATTGCTTCTCCTCACCACAGCGGGCTGTACTACTGCCTCCTACTGGCCGGAGGACAAACTACACTCACACCCTACCTGCT GACTCCCAGCAGTTCACAGGACCATGCTGTCGAACACAGGCGGGCGGTCAGGAGTATTCTGGGTGGTCATGCAGAGGAGAGGAATGTTACCGTGGTTTCTGACGGTGTGTTTGCggcggcggtggcagcatcagtAGTGGTGACGTTCCTGGTGGGGTTCAGCTCTGGAGCTTTGAGCAGGACATTACTGGACAG GTGTGTGAATTGGGTGCGTTCGCTAGGACAGGAACGTCGTAACCATGGTGAAACAGTCAGCGTGGCATTCCGGAAGGATGTGGAACAAGAGGATGAGGATTACCCTGCCTCGACGACAAGCGTTACCATGGAGAATGTAAGCCCATCTCCACCAGCCAAACCTCAGAGAAGCTTCAGGGGCAAACATCATGAAGAGACTGCTTACCTGGAGGGCTGCtaccaggggagaggagaggaagggagggagaggggaggagaagaggggagggagaggggcggagaggaagggagg GCCAAGCAACGCTCGCTGTCCCTCACCAGGCTCAACACCATCATGGCTGCTGCCACCGCCAGCCCCATGGACCTACAGAACCCCCTGGGCCGAGACTCAGACCCCCAGGACTCAGACCCTGAGGAGAGGGATACAGCCAGTCCAGCCAGCCCATCCCAGGGCCAGGAGAGACCAGTCTTTCAACTGGAGATATGA